The proteins below come from a single Ictalurus furcatus strain D&B chromosome 27, Billie_1.0, whole genome shotgun sequence genomic window:
- the si:dkeyp-34c12.1 gene encoding neurofilament heavy polypeptide: MSSHGAQVPCESPLENKRLNLIPIGRQLQRTPPTKIPNTQTTRPSEEPAIMEEEDSQTVPEDDTDGGQDDATCTFVKEERKSYRRSSVTSASAKMWNADPDAFIQGMQGYQWTDADLEFVYHAKQQKRAQQLQQELSEVEKTLQVETQRLELAVASRDQLQFKLSKTPSCDSLLQLCKSVLSRSRTSDQLDGLGDRALLSLLDLQDVQRAVREENAKISRLERDAAQAQELRDMEEKAMRDMDICQKKISTLQANIDALKVELAGLKTRLLEKEASVGSQVPEKGRMLSRRAKPSTKAPKEKVLKETAEKETARKEKAGKDTCEEGKTAQKEKASKKTASKKNAKKETSPEEMAPSETPSQVKTPVETDTEKMPPKIKFSNVAQVLEKGRKGSRTAKTPTMTPKDKAQNKTPLKRSIENETVSMEMAEKGNTAPKRKAPKKMTSKKAAEKELAPDETASQVKTPEETAPEKMPRNVKYSNVVQALEKGRKGSRTAKTSTTAQKDKALKKTALTESTENKMTQMETVDKEMTENGNTAPKIKAPKKTTAKKNAEKELAPDEAVKTPKETAPEELPPKVKSLNVAQVLTKGRKGSTTAKLSTIALKEKGLTKTGLRETGEKETAQIEADEKGKTARQVKAPKKVTSKNTAEKETAPEEMASQVKTMHENVLGELASKVRAQKIMPKKTDEMALEETALIVNAPEETSLEETAPKASKRKAPKKTASKKTADMEMPTELTVEGVTATKKMTSKVRGPKKMDLKKTAMQEIAEEEHALKETVLKNGLKGADTHKKEMAVKNKVKKETDPEETASKKMTLNEVEDEVTSTKAASNVKAPKETPEKETILSRRASKEKEPKQKAGKNPSEDEDSLNAAPALGRARKAAKPPNSPLGSDPETVRRSKRNAVKNISLSKTIPEKMTRSRRR, from the exons ATGAGTTCACACGGAGCTCAAGTTCCGTGCGAGTCACCTTTAGAGAATAAACGCTTAAATCTCATCCCTATTGGGCGACAGCTCCAGAGAACTCCTCCGACTAAGATCCCGAACACGCAAACCACGCGTCCATCAGAAGAACCGGCCATCATGGAGGAAGAAGACTCACAG ACGGTACCGGAGGACGACACCGATGGGGGGCAGGACGATGCCACGTGCACCTTTgtgaaggaggagaggaagTCGTATCGCAGGTCCAGCGTCACGTCGGCGTCTG CGAAGATGTGGAACGCAGACCCTGACGCTTTCATCCAGGGCATGCAGGGCTACCAGTGGACTGACGCAGACCTGGAGTTCGTCTATCACGCCAAGCAGCAGAAACGAGCCCAACAGCTACAG CAAGAGTTAAGCGAGGTCGAGAAAACTCTACAGGTCGAAACTCAAAGGTTGGAGCTGGCCGTCGCCTCTCGAGACCAACTCCAGTTCAAACTGTCTAAG ACTCCGTCCTGCGACTCGCTGCTGCAGCTGTGTAAAAGCGTCCTGTCCCGTTCTCGAACCTCTGATCAGCTGGACGGTTTGGGAGACAGAGCTCTGCTCTCGCTGTTGGATCTCCAGGACGTTCAGCGGGCCGTGCGTGAGGAAAACGCCAAGATCAGTCGTCTCGAGAGAGATGCGGCTCAAGCTCAGGAGCTCAG AGACATGGAGGAGAAAGCCATGAGGGACATGGACATCTGCCAAAAGAAAATCAGCACACTTCAG gcaaaCATAGATGCTCTGAAGGTGGAACTCGCAGGGTTGAAGACTCGGCTGTTGGAGAAAGAG GCCTCAGTGGGGTCTCAAGTGCCAGAGAAAGGTCGCATGTTATCCAGAAGGGCTAAACCCTCAACCAAGGCCCCTAAGGAGAAAGTCTTGAAGGAGACAGCTGAGAAGGAAACGGCTCGAAAGGAGAAGGCTGGCAAGGACACGTGTGAGGAAGGTAAGACAGCTCAAAAGGAAAAGGCGTCAAAAAAGACGGCTTCAAAGAAAAATGCCAAGAAGGAAACGTCCCCAGAGGAGATGGCCCCAAGTGAGACCCCCTCACAAGTAAAGACCCCAGTGGAGACGGACACAGAGAAGATGCCCCCAAAGATAAAGTTCTCAAACGTGGCTCAAGTGCTTGAGAAAGGCCGTAAGGGATCCAGAACGGCTAAAACCCCAACCATGACCCCAAAGGACAAAGCCCAGAATAAGACGCCTCTGAAACGTTCGATCGAGAACGAGACGGTCTCAATGGAGATGGCTGAGAAAGGCAATACCGCCCCAAAGAGAAAGGCCCCAAAAAAGATGACTTCAAAAAAGGCTGCCGAGAAGGAATTGGCCCCAGACGAGACAGCTTCCCAAGTAAAGACTCCAGAGGAGACGGCCCCAGAGAAGATGCCCCGAAACGTGAAGTACTCCAATGTGGTTCAAGCACTGGAGAAAGGCCGTAAGGGATCAAGAACAGCTAAAACCTCAACCACGGCCCAAAAGGATAAAGCCCTGAAGAAGACAGCTCTGACTGAGTCGACTGAGAACAAGATGACACAGATGGAGACGGTTGACAAGGAAATGACTGAGAATGGTAATACAGCCCCAAAGATAAAGGCCCCAAAAAAGAcgactgcaaaaaaaaatgcagagaaGGAATTGGCCCCAGATGAGGCAGTAAAGACTCCGAAGGAGACGGCCCCAGAGGAGCTTCCCCCAAAGGTAAAGTCCTTAAATGTGGCTCAAGTGTTGACAAAAGGACGCAAGGGATCCACAACGGCTAAACTATCAACCATAGCCCTGAAGGAGAAGGGCTTGACGAAGACAGgtctgagagagacaggtgagAAGGAAACAGCTCAGATTGAGGCGGACGAGAAAGGTAAGACCGCCCGACAGGTAAAGGCCCCCAAAAAAGTAACTTCAAAGAATACGGCTGAGAAGGAAACGGCTCCAGAGGAGATGGCCTCACAAGTAAAGACAATGCATGAGAATGTCTTGGGTGAGTTGGCCTCAAAGGTACGAGCCCAAAAGATTATGCCAAAGAAAACTGATGAGATGGCCCTGGAGGAGACGGCCTTGATAGTTAATGCCCCAGAGGAGACGTCACTGGAGGAGACCGCACCAAAGGCATCGAAGCGAAAGGCCCCAAAGAAGACAGCTTCGAAGAAAACTGCTGACATGGAGATGCCCACAGAGTTGACAGTTGAGGGGGTGACGGCTACTAAGAAGATGACATCGAAAGTAAGGGGCCCGAAGAAGATGGACCTGAAGAAGACGGCCATGCAGGAAATAGCTGAGGAAGAGCATGCTCTGAAGGAGACAGTTTTGAAGAATGGTCTGAAAGGGGCAGACACTCATAAAAAGGAGATGGCAGTGAAAAACAAGGTTAAGAAAGAGACCGACCCAGAGGAGACCGCTTCAAAAAAGATGACTCTGAATGAAGTGGAGGATGAGGTGACTTCAACGAAAGCAGCCTCAAACGTGAAGGCCCCAAAAGAAACGCCTGAGAAAGAGACCATTTTGAGCAGAAGGGCCTCAAAAGAAAAAGAGCCCAAGCAGAAAGCTGGGAAGAACCCAAGTGAAGATGAG GATTCCTTAAATGCAGCGCCGGCACTGGGAAGAGCCCGAAAAGCAGCCAAACCCCCGAACTCTCCATTAGGAAGTGATCCTGAAACAGTGCGTCGCTCGAAAAGGAATGCTGTGAAGAATATAAGTCTGAGCAAGACAATCCCTGAGAAAATGACACGCTCCAGGCGGAGGTGA